A DNA window from Phragmites australis chromosome 11, lpPhrAust1.1, whole genome shotgun sequence contains the following coding sequences:
- the LOC133885879 gene encoding probable glucan 1,3-beta-glucosidase A: protein MGCRDGVGLVERLCFLLLCASCLCSLSHAKRTTTTTRPVKVKPSASPSPASYPTLPVRAACLGGWLVTEGWILPSLFDGIPNKDLLDGTQLQFKSALRKTYLTAEQGGGGAVVANRTQASDWETFKLWRINETTFNFRTSGNQFVGIGASDGIIVATATTPGLPETFQIVRSPGDKNRVRIKAANGYFVQAIATGEVIADYGEPTRWSDFDASVFLMTKDGELQGEYQLCNGYGTAKATPVLQGHWSTYIVEDDFKFISSSGLTAVRIPVGWWIASDPNPPAPYVGGSLQALDNAFKWAEKYKLGVIIDLHAAPGSQNPWEHSSSRDGTQEWGTTGANIAQTVQVIDFLASRYAKSPSLFAVELMNEPLAPRATLDSLTKYYRDGYNTVRKYSSSAYVVMSNRLSGNSTELLQFASGLQGAVIDVHYYTVFNNKFDNFTVQQNIDFIKTNFSGELTTVTTQNGPLSFVGEWVAEWKVPNATKEEYQKYATAQMNVYGQATFGWSYWTIKNANNHWDLEWMIKNGYISLKG, encoded by the exons ATGGGTTGCCGCGATGGCGTCGGGCTCGTCGAGCGCCTCTGTTTCCTCCTCCTGTGCGCCTCGTGCCTCTGCTCGCTCTCCCATGCCAagcggacgacgacgacgacgcggcCAGTGAAAGTGAAACCCTCCGCGAGCCCGAGCCCGGCCTCGTATCCTACTCTCCCTGTCCGGGCGGCGTGTCTCGGCGGCTGGCTCGTCACCGAGGGCTGGATCCTGCCGTCCCTCTTCGACGGCATCCCGAACAAAGATCTCCTG GATGGCACGCAGCTGCAGTTCAAGTCGGCGCTGCGGAAGACGTACCTCACCGCTGAGCagggcggtggcggcgcggtGGTGGCGAACCGGACGCAGGCCTCTGACTGGGAGACTTTCAAG CTGTGGAGGATCAACGAGACGACGTTCAACTTCAGGACGTCCGGCAACCAGTTCGTCGGCATCGGTGCCAGCGATGGCATCATCGTCGCGACGGCGACCACGCCGGGCCTGCCGGAGACCTTCCAGATAGTGCGCAGTCCCGGCGACAAGAACAGGGTCCGGATTAAGGCGGCAAATGGCTACTTTGTACAG GCGATAGCAACCGGTGAAGTGATAGCAGACTACGGTGAACCGACACGCTGGTCCGACTTTGACGCGTCGGTGTTCCTCATGACCAAAGACGGTGAGCTGCAAGGGGAGTACCAGCTCTGCAACGGCTATGGCACGGCAAAGGCCACGCCCGTGCTCCAG GGCCATTGGAGCACATACATAGTTGAGGATGATTTTAAGTTCATCTCATCAAGCGGGCTGACGGCAGTGAGAATCCCAGTTGGCTGGTGGATCGCCAGTGACCCCAATCCTCCAGCTCCATATGTTGGAGGTTCTCTCCAAGCTTTGGACAACGCCTTCAAATGGGCAGA GAAGTACAAGCTTGGAGTCATCATTGACTTGCACGCAGCTCCGGGGTCACAGAACCCCTGGGAGCACAGCTCCTCCAGAGATGGAACGCAGGAGTGGGGAACAACGGGCGCCAACATTGCACAAACGGTGCAAGTCATTGATTTCCTTGCATCCAG ATATGCTAAGAGCCCTAGCCTGTTTGCGGTAGAGCTGATGAACGAGCCCTTGGCGCCTCGCGCCACGTTAGACAGCCTGACCAAGTACTACCGCGATGGCTACAACACCGTCAGGAAGTACTCGTCGTCAGCCTACGTGGTGATGTCGAACCGGCTGTCGGGGAACTCGACCGAGCTTCTCCAGTTCGCTAGTGGGCTCCAAGGGGCAGTCATCGACGTGCATTACTACACCGTGTTCAACAACAAGTTCGATAACTTCACCGTGCAGCAGAACATCGACTTCATCAAGACCAACTTCTCGGGCGAACTCACCACCGTCACCACACAAAATGGCCCGCTCAGCTTTGTAG GAGAGTGGGTGGCGGAGTGGAAGGTGCCGAATGCAACTAAAGAAGAGTACCAGAAGTACGCAACGGCGCAGATGAATGTGTATGGACAAGCCACCTTTGGATGGTCCTATTGGACCATCAAGAATGCCAACAACCATTGGGATCTCGAGTGGATGATTAAAAATGGATACATCTCGTTGAAAGGCTAG